A stretch of Desulfotalea psychrophila LSv54 DNA encodes these proteins:
- the rpiB gene encoding ribose 5-phosphate isomerase B, whose amino-acid sequence MNIIIASDHGGYELKELLKKKIVALGHTIEDVGCDSLDSVDYPDYAQRAVDALVEHGDRGVLICGTGIGMSIAANRNRSVRAALCHDEYTAAMSREHNDANILCMGARVLSPERAQQVLHTWLTTEFVGGRHLQRITKFSDI is encoded by the coding sequence GTGAATATAATAATTGCATCGGACCATGGTGGCTATGAGTTAAAAGAGTTGCTTAAGAAAAAGATTGTAGCTCTGGGGCATACCATTGAGGATGTGGGCTGTGACAGCCTTGACTCTGTTGATTATCCGGATTATGCCCAGAGGGCAGTCGATGCTCTTGTGGAGCATGGGGATAGGGGCGTTTTGATTTGTGGTACAGGCATTGGTATGTCCATTGCCGCAAATAGAAATAGATCTGTTCGAGCGGCTCTCTGTCATGATGAGTATACCGCTGCCATGAGTCGTGAGCATAATGATGCTAATATACTTTGTATGGGGGCGCGTGTCCTTTCACCTGAACGTGCTCAGCAGGTTCTACATACCTGGTTGACTACTGAATTTGTTGGCGGAAGACATTTACAACGTATTACCAAGTTTAGCGATATTTAA
- the nrdR gene encoding transcriptional regulator NrdR has product MKCPYCGHLDNKVIDSRINKDATITRRRRSCLACDQRFTTYERLEVMFPMLVKKDGRREAWDRHKLVVGIEKACEKRAVSRDKIDEFVDDIEHMLQDYGAKEISSSIVGEWVMERLPALDEVAYVRFASVYRQFKDVDEFMSELKNLLDARGGGDD; this is encoded by the coding sequence ATGAAGTGTCCGTATTGTGGCCACCTTGATAATAAAGTTATTGATTCACGAATCAATAAAGATGCAACTATTACCCGGAGAAGGAGATCTTGTCTCGCCTGCGATCAGCGTTTTACGACCTATGAACGGCTTGAAGTGATGTTTCCTATGCTGGTGAAAAAAGATGGTAGAAGAGAGGCCTGGGATAGACATAAGCTTGTGGTCGGTATTGAGAAGGCCTGTGAAAAAAGAGCTGTCAGCCGTGATAAGATCGATGAATTTGTTGATGATATCGAGCATATGTTGCAGGATTACGGGGCTAAGGAGATTTCTTCAAGTATTGTAGGTGAATGGGTAATGGAGCGTTTGCCAGCCCTTGATGAGGTGGCCTATGTGAGATTTGCCTCTGTTTACCGGCAATTTAAAGATGTGGATGAGTTTATGTCAGAGCTTAAAAATCTTCTCGATGCTCGTGGAGGTGGAGATGATTAA